A section of the Humulus lupulus chromosome 2, drHumLupu1.1, whole genome shotgun sequence genome encodes:
- the LOC133817428 gene encoding probable glycosyltransferase At5g25310, with the protein MGNSNSRIRSRVLGRFIVFLLVLASICLLFMSMSVWVISSTIQPWITSQRGSLDNNLIYTVPNLAHHLRRNSVIGSESESDDGGGGDHHVHVRPVASTTGSNASEGFHANNGFKNQTIKRKIWTQSDKRQILERGLAAARAVIRRAGSSRNILIARNDTDYVPNGVVYRNPEAFYQSYIEMEKRFKVYVYKEGELPISHDGPCKNIYAIEGRFIDEMENGAKRFRTIDGEQAHVYFMPFSVTWMVKYLYKPNSHDQNPLRRYVADYVNLISARYPFWNRTNGADHFMVACHDWGPHASEGNPFVYNTSIRVLCNANSSESFNPQKDVSLPEIHLLTGEIPPELHSPPENATRSHLAFFAGGLHGTIRPILLQHWKGRDDDMQVHEYLPNGVGDYHSFMLKSKFCLCPSGYEVASPRVVEAIYAGCVPVILSDSYVLPFSDVLKWDEFSINVEISDIPKLKEILSSVSEEKYQRLKEGLKTVRRHFVLNQPAERFDVFHMLLHSIWLRRLNVGLA; encoded by the exons ATGGGGAATAGCAATAGTCGTATCCGTAGCCGTGTCCTCGGTCGATTCATTGTTTTTCTATTAGTATTGGCTTCGATATGTCTTCTTTTTATGAGCATGTCTGTTTGGGTCATCTCTTCCACGATTCAGCCATGGATAACGAGCCAGCGTGGTAGTCTTGATAATAATTTGATATACACAGTCCCTAATCTCGCTCACCATCTTCGTAGAAACTCCGTAATTGGCTCTGAATCTGAATCTGATGACGGTGGCGGTGGTGATCATCATGTTCATGTCCGACCTGTTGCTTCTACTACTGGCTCCAACGCTAGCGAGGGTTTTCACGCTAATAATGGATTCAAGAACCAAACCATAAAA AGAAAAATCTGGACTCAAAGTGATAAACGTCAGATTTTGGAACGAGGACTGGCTGCGGCGCGGGCTGTGATTCGGAGAGCAGGTTCGAGTCGGAACATCTTGATAGCGAGAAACGACACCGACTATGTCCCCAACGGTGTCGTTTATCGTAACCCGGAAGCATTTTATCA GAGTTATATTGAAATGGAAAAGAGATTCAAAGTGTATGTGTACAAAGAAGGAGAGCTTCCAATCTCACACGACGGACCATGCAAGAACATATACGCCATTGAAGGGAGATTCATAGACGAAATGGAAAACGGTGCGAAGAGGTTCCGAACAATAGACGGCGAGCAGGCTCACGTTTATTTCATGCCCTTCAGCGTTACATGGATGGTCAAGTACCTATACAAGCCCAACTCTCACGACCAAAATCCCCTCAGGCGCTACGTAGCCGATTATGTCAACCTCATTTCTGCTCGATACCCATTTTGGAATAGGACCAACGGTGCCGACCATTTCATGGTTGCTTGTCATGATTGG GGTCCCCATGCATCAGAAGGCAACCCATTCGTTTACAACACATCCATTCGGGTCTTATGTAACGCCAACTCCTCCGAAAGCTTCAACCCACAAAAGGACGTAAGCCTACCGGAAATCCACCTCCTAACCGGCGAAATCCCTCCGGAACTCCACTCTCCACCGGAAAATGCCACTCGTTCTCACTTAGCCTTCTTTGCCGGAGGCCTCCACGGCACAATCCGACCCATCCTCTTACAGCATTGGAAAGGCCGAGACGACGATATGCAAGTCCACGAGTATCTCCCTAATGGCGTGGGTGACTACCACTCCTTCATGCTAAAATCCAAGTTCTGTCTCTGCCCAAGCGGATACGAAGTGGCCAGCCCCAGAGTTGTCGAGGCCATCTATGCCGGTTGCGTGCCGGTGATCTTGTCCGATAGCTATGTTCTGCCGTTCAGTGATGTCCTTAAATGGGACGAGTTTTCGATCAACGTCGAGATTTCAGATATTCCTAAGTTGAAGGAGATATTGAGTTCGGTTTCGGAGGAAAAGTATCAAAGACTTAAGGAAGGGTTAAAGACTGTGAGGAGGCATTTTGTGCTGAACCAGCCGGCGGAGAGATTCGACGTGTTTCATATGTTACTTCATTCTATATGGCTTAGGAGGCTTAATGTTGGACTTGCATAG